From Deinococcus radiotolerans, a single genomic window includes:
- a CDS encoding helix-turn-helix transcriptional regulator — protein sequence MNNRLRELREARGWTQGALADRLNVSRQTVNALETGRYDPGLPLAFRIAREFGQPIEAIFHPDPS from the coding sequence GTGAACAACCGCCTGCGGGAACTCCGCGAGGCGCGAGGCTGGACGCAGGGCGCCCTCGCGGACCGCCTCAACGTGTCACGGCAGACGGTGAACGCCCTGGAGACCGGCCGCTACGACCCTGGCCTCCCCCTCGCGTTCCGGATCGCCCGTGAATTTGGCCAGCCGATTGAGGCCATCTTCCACCCAGATCCATCCTGA
- a CDS encoding dihydrofolate reductase family protein — translation MTPALRVSVFLGISLDGYLARENHSLDWLSIVQTDPPEDTGYSSLMASVDVMVLGRTTYDVVTTFPEWPFTGKRVVVLTSRPLLARHGEETFDGELSDLVQQVRLAGHHHIYLDGGHVVRQALQAGVVTHLTFSWLPIMLGSGIALFSRTLTEQQWQLTSSQAFPSGLVQASYVVAAHPR, via the coding sequence ATGACGCCTGCCCTGCGTGTCAGCGTGTTTCTCGGCATCAGTCTCGACGGCTACCTGGCCCGCGAGAACCACAGTCTCGACTGGCTCAGCATCGTTCAGACCGACCCACCGGAAGACACGGGGTACTCCAGTTTGATGGCGTCTGTAGACGTCATGGTGCTGGGCAGAACCACCTACGACGTGGTGACCACTTTCCCCGAGTGGCCTTTTACGGGCAAGCGCGTCGTGGTCCTGACGAGCCGGCCACTTCTGGCCCGCCACGGCGAGGAGACCTTTGACGGCGAGCTCAGCGATCTCGTGCAGCAGGTCCGGCTGGCCGGACACCATCACATCTACCTCGACGGCGGTCACGTTGTTCGTCAGGCCCTTCAGGCCGGCGTGGTGACCCACCTGACCTTCTCTTGGCTGCCGATCATGCTCGGCTCTGGTATTGCCCTGTTCAGCCGCACCCTCACTGAACAGCAGTGGCAGCTGACCAGCAGCCAGGCGTTCCCAAGCGGCCTCGTGCAGGCCAGCTATGTCGTGGCGGCACACCCACGCTGA